The genomic window CATGAAATACTATTTCGTTTGACTGTGTGTAGAATAAATTGTTACATGCATTGTATCCATGATACCTGTGAGGCAACAAAAGCACAAGACCTACCAGATTAAAAGCTGTAAACTAATATAAACAGTTCTAGCTACAATCTGAAACTACTAGTGAATAGTTGACTTACCTAGGTACCTGAGCTCAAGAATGCCACTGAAATTGCTTTCTTGAGTACAGGTGCTAGCAAGTTTAGTTCATTCCTAATACTCTTATTTACAGCCTCTTTCccaagaaaaaattgaactttgttTCTGTTGATTGTACAGCATTGACTGTGAAAAGGATTATTTTTTCAGGgataaaatataataaattcTGAAGTTCTTTTCCATATATTCACTTAATACTGGCTAAAGAAAATAATGTGTCAACCAATCTGTTGTGCACTCTGGCTTGATATCTACAGAAATCTCTCAACTAATATTAGAAAGCAGTTccttctaaaaaaaaactagaaattgtCAACATACCCAAATGCAAATTTGAGATCAAGGCCTTCATTAGGACCCCTCTTTCCTCTTGTTGGACTGACTGATCGTGGACGCTCTTCCTCTGACACTGTCTCTCTCTTTGCAGACTTAGACAACCTTTCATGAAGCAATTAAAATTATGAGTCACAtattaaacaaatgaacagCTTACACTGAAAGCATTTTGCTGTTAAGCTTCACATAAATGCTTTGTCATGCACTTGAAAAGTTCAGAGTTTTCTTCAAGCTTCTTTCTcaggaaacatttttaacctCTAGGaattctttcaaagtttttgacaaATATTCTATTATTAACTTCAAATTATGATGGTGAATTGATTGGCAATTATTAAATCTAAAACAGGTTTCATTTGATAATTAAACCTTACCAAGAGTGCCGCTTTCTTGAAGATTCCTCTTTGGGAACAAATGGACAAGAAGCTTGATCATGAGCCAAAGAAAGACAAGCCTTGCAAAGGACAGCTCTTCGTGCATCCCTAGATGATGCCATAATCCAAAGGTTCTCATCCACTGTGCTCCAGTTCTTCAGTTCATTCTGGGATGCTTTACGCCTGAATGCTACATCATACCTTTGCCAAGCTCTCTTATCTTGGCATTCACGGTATAACTTAGTTATAATACCCTGATATGCCAATAAGTCTCTTATACGATTGGGATGATCACATGTAAACACTGCAATATAAGCAGCCATGCAATCAGTCCATTTAGTAATGTCATCCACTCTTTCAGTCTCATCAATGGATTTGTAGCTGTCAGTAGTTTCTCTTTCAAGGTTTTCTGGAAGAATTTCCTGAAAGTTGATATATCTTCCTTCTCGTATTTTAGCAACAATTTCTTTGGGTATTGGTGGTTGGCCAGTATGCACCTGAAAGTCAGAGATGGGAATGCGTTGAGATTCAAAGCTTCTGTTCAAAGATGAACTGGATCTTCCATTAGCTGCAGCCCGCCACaagctttcaaaactttgtGATCGATCACCAGAAAAGTTTAGAGAAGCATTTGGCGTTATGGATGAGTTATATTTATCATAGTCATCttcttcatcgtcatcatcatcagacCATTGCACATGCTTGTATCCATTCCTCTTGTCTGGGGAAGGTGATCTACCATTAATGTTTCCTGAAGAATCATTTTGGGAGCCAGAAAGAAGCGTCTCCCAAGCTGCTTTGGaactttttccctttcttcctttcttgtTAGTGATTTTGGCTGGGTCAACTTTCACTTTTTCTCTTGTAAACATTGTAAGACATTCACGTCTATTTCCAGTACCTTAAAAAGTCACGCTAACAACAGTGATACAACTTCTctcaaaacagttaaactgtacAGATCATAACTGAAAAATCCCTTGTCAacctttttttaccaatcagTCATCCATCTATTTCTCCAGTGATGAAAACCAAATTCGAATAAATTCCCAAGTGAACTACAATAACTTAAATATGTTTTCCCAAGAGGCCATCGATCAACCATACATTTGCAGTTGTAGTGAAGCTAGGTGGTTAAAAACCCTCGTTGTTCCTGGCTAACGAAAAGATTCTGCCATCTACACGTAGAGTACATCTGATAAACTTAACATCCTTAAATAGAGCTCAAATATTGACACTAATAAACTTGAAAGCTCAGATGAGCCATTTGTTGATTTCTGTTTACCCGCTCTCCGCTGTGAACCGCGCCTGGAAACTGGACATGACTTCAAACCGAGGCAACCGGGAATTGTATTATGGTCTAGGCTCTAAaatgctctctctctctctcttgcgATCGCAAACTTCCACCTAGGTATGAGCAAGATCTCTCAAAAATCTGCCTTCATCCGCAACTGAAATGGCGAATACCcatatttttctccttctctGAATAAAGCAAGAACTCTTCTTGAGTTCTGTGTcgttatttttttacttttttatcgAATGCTGCTTTTTATGGGATTTGTTTTGACGCTTCTGCTGACACGAAAGTGTTTTCTATCATAGGATTCAACATGGTGCGAATTAACGTATTAAGCGACGCTCTCAATTCCATATGCAATGCTGAAAGACGAGGAAAGCGTCAGGTTCTTCTACGGCCCTCCTCGAAGGTTATAATCAAGTTTTTAACCGTGATGATGAAACACGGTGAGTGACTcgaaactttgttttttccccAAAGTAGCATTTAAGAAATCTACCATTAATGTTCCTCGAACACGTGGTTATACTGCATATAAATACAGCAAGGGTAGTTTAAAGGTAATCCAGTCTTATGGCCTTCGCATATCTCTTGGTTCTTTTCTCGTTATTTGATTTTTCACAGAAAAGTGTCAATTTTGACCCAAGCTTTCAAACTGTTCTTCTCTATCAGCTAGGTCAGATGAACGGCCTGGTTACGACCTGTAGGAGTACATGTAAATTCTCATCGCGCAGTATTTTGACAATTTGGCCAAGAACTGTGGTTGGAGATATTTTGTTGGGCACTTTTTACCATATGATAGATTTTGATGCATaacaatataaaatattatttgtggTGGAAAAGTGGGAATTGTATCCCTCTGTATGGTTTTTTCCCTTGAAGGATCGCCACCTTGTCGTGGTCAGCAGGCTTGAGTGTCTTGGAGACCCCTAGAACTATGCTGGCGGGAGGTTTGTCTCCTGGTAGGGCTATCCAAGCCTGATAGGTCGAAGGGTAGAGGTCTAATGAAGTGCAATCCACTGGTCCTCCAGATTAGGGGGTTGGGCACAGGGCTAACAACCCTGTCCTGTAAAACACCCATGTTACGGAAATGGAAAAATGCTGCCCTACGTGCCACACAGCATAATGGGCATGTGTGAGTGTGTGTGGTTTTTTGACACCCCAAGTGTATATAATCTTTTACTATCACAACTGATGTTTTTGTGTATTATTTTGCTCGTCTCAGGTTATATTGGTGAATTTGAAATTGTGGATGATCACAGATCAGGCAAGATCGTTGTTAACCTTACTGGACGTTTGAACAAGGTTAGTACTGTATTGTCGCTATACAGATAGAGGTGAAAAGAGATTATTTGAGTGATGAAAGTCTTGCACTAAACAGTcttaaacacttaaaaaaaaaaaaaattaaccatcatGAAAAATTTGCCATTTTGGGCTACCTCCTCCAGGTATTGCAGAAGTTGCTTACTAAGTGTTGTTTTGTAGTGGAAGAAAACTACTTTATAaattcaagataatttggttctatcaactgagcaAAGGATAGTGCTCAAAGGGTGAGCAagttgcattatcaactcaggtcataaaataaaattatcttgtATTACCTTCCATCAACACAACACcacactttctttagaaactttcatcctttattcatttatttcataaatgatCTTTAcagagaaaagcaaaaccattgatttctttgaaactctttcttctgtgattgtttctttttcctcttgttCTTTGTTCTTGTAGGATCCATATCTTTATACTCATAAGTACATTTAGGGCAGTATTTCAGTCATATAGAGTACATAAAGGAGTTTCTCTGATATGATCAACCAATAATTTTGgtactgttttctttttttttttttagtgtggTGTCATAAGTCCTCGCTATGACTTGAAAGTTCACGACATTGAACAGTGGGCAAGCAATCTTCTACCATCAAGACAGTTTGGGTAAGTATTAGTATTGCTAAGATGAAAGTATTTCAGATTAAATGGAAGACTTCAGCAGTATTGCATTAGGTTTAGAACCATGTATCTGAAGGGCCAATAGTGCCAGCCACCCTTTAAATTACAGTTCACTTGATGTCCCAGTAGTTTTTGTTGATGGATAGCAATTTGCATGGATGGTTGTTTTTTCCCCCCTTTCAAACAACTAGGCTGGGAATCAAAGAAGGAATTTATATGGTTTGAAATGAAGCTTTGTTTACGCTCTTACAATAATTTGCCAGTGACATCAAATGGTAAATGGTTTTAAGCAGCAATCCATTTCCTAGGGTGACTCTCTAGGTGAGTTTAGTGAGGATATGGCCCACTGGAGACACTGACTGATTGTGCAAGTGGGCAAGAGAAAagatttgtttcttgtttcttagaTGATGACACAGCAAGGGTACTTGCTCATAAAATAGTtgccttttttaatttaatgccAACATTGTTGTTGCAGATACCTTGTGATCACCACATCGAGTGGCATCATGGATCACGAAGAAGCCAGAAGAAAGCACACTGGTGGAAAACTTCTTGGGTTTTTCTACTGACTGAAATCGTTAtaaataaacagagaaaaattctGTGTAAAGCCTTTTTTTGGATTCACTTGGTTGTATATGTTGCAGTTCTCACTGATGGAAATTTTCTTGTCCCCCTGCAAAGCTGATGCTCAGATTACTACACAATTAATCCCTTGCGGTGAAAGGTGGTTATGAGACACCTTCTAGGTGTGTGTTTAGAGGTGCTCATGCCCTGGGCATCCACTTTGCAGTGTTGGTATAATTAATACTCTCTGCTTTGGCTGGAGCACAAAGCCTTTGCAGGACTGCTTTGCCCCCTTTCAAATCTATGAACTTATTAATTACTTACACAAAATTGCATATACAGAAACTGTTTGGTTGGTGGGAAAGTCAACTCACTGGGTCAACTAATGAGGTTTTATGGGGTTAACTGAAGCTCAATAACCTGGAATTCAACAAGGTAACATCTTTGTTAAGTCTCAGACCTGTAGGATTACACTGTAAGCAAGTTTGTGCGAAGTGGGCCTGCACATCGCAATCATTTCATTTACTAAGGGTGagttagtgttatcaactgagttgaaaacgtaaattggcaaccttaaagagtttaaaggctgacgtttcgagcgctagccccTGTTCTGCCTTTAaaccctttatggtggccaatttacgtttacaactcggttgataaaactaaattaccctgttgtactctcccaccaacgcagcaccacagtttcttaagaaacttattccctttatttcatttagtaaGTCAAGTTGGAGGTCGTTAAATGGTCTAACGGCTTTTTACCTCGCAGTTATCTTTAGAGCCAAACTCGGATTCTAGCACCTAACTTTTCTGGAGAGTCAGATCACTGAGTCTAAGCCGTTAGAGAGCAGGAAAATTTTCCAACTTCAAATTCGTTTACCAACGCGCCAAAGAACCCTGTGCGTGTATCGTTTTTTGTTAAAAAGCCGTCGAGGGTATGCTGGAAGGCCAAAGAGTTTTTCTTCACCGCCTCATTTAGGCACTGGCGTTTTCCATGCTATGCACTgttgaaattcaatttcttgAGCACTAAACATCCTGCTGACAGCTGTAAGCATCATTACACGATCTTTATTACATTCATCATCTGAAGAGGTATTCTTCAACAAGAAATTTACCGGTGTTCTATTTTTCTTGTAATAATCACTGAACAGGTGTTATGACACTCTTGACTGAACAAGTAAACCTTGCATATACAGGAATCCCCACGAACTGTAAGTCAGTCAAAGAATCGAAGATGATGGTCAGCCCAAATTCTGCTCTGTTATTTCCAGTGCTAACCTCACTTTGTAGTTTTTTCCTTGATGTGGCTTATTCAACAGTTGATACGTCTAAATCAGAGACTTACATTATCAAGGACTGTAACAGTATCCAGTATCGGTTGATGGTAGACTTAGGCGAACCTCCATTTCCTGATACAGCTTGCGAAATAAAACAGGTAATCTCTTGGGTTCGATGTAGAAGCTGGCCTGAAAAGGATATCAGACCATATCGAAGTCAATCGAAGACTTCTACGGCATCAACGAGCAGTTCCGTCCTGTATATTTTGATTGTCGTTAAGTACTTGAttgtttagataaaaaaaaaccaaaaaaacaagaaaaaaaataggtttATTTTTACTAGATGCCGTCAAAATTGATACACACCTTAGAAACATTTGCTATGTACTTTTCTCGATGGCTTATTCTGAAGAGTGAGTTGTTACTGTTGCCCGATTGAGGTCGATTATACGGTAACTTGTTCATAAACGTTGATTATGCTCGGCAGATCGTAGAATAACGTAAACGAAGATATTTAGCCTCACGAAAACTAAGGAAAAGGTTATAGCCGGTTAACAgttcaaaaatataatttgtaacaACATAAAATCTACCaaatcagtttttaaaatatcgGACAAGTCTATAagtttctgatattttttctttaatgggGGGGGAGAAAGGGGGCTGGGTGGGGTGGGCTGGGTCCTACAGGCATGGGAAGTTAGGATCCTATGGGGAATGCCCTACCATCAATCGTAATCACTTTTCCATATCAGAGGGGGGTATATGTACGGAAATTTTCCCTCTTCACAGACCCTGCTCTACTTTATTTCACcaacattttcaatttgtgaGAGAATTCTCTCAATCTACAGTTAATATTGCTTTCAGAACTTTCCTTGTCCCTCTTGATACAGAAAACGAtaacatgttttgaaaaaagCGAAGGCTCAGGAGACCTGTTAGATCAGGATCGATTTCTTCTTTTCAAGTCTGCAACAGTGGATAAAGTACTGATGTGTCCTGACCTTGACTACCAAAAGCTACAGGACTCTATTCAGAACTCCGGTGAGTAAAACCTTAAAAAACTCCATTTTTTCACCCGTAACTTCATGTTCTTGCCTGTCCGGCGCGTTCAAAGAAGTAGGACAAGTTCTCATTCTACAGCCAGCGTTTGCATAAAGTTTAAAAAGACTTGGATATCAGACAATATTTTCTGTTATATTTCAGCTGCTGCACAGAAGCTGTCTAAGGAGTATCCTACGGGTATGTGTTTCACTTCGTTtaatcatttgtttgtttgtttttatcattgttCAGGCACAGGGGCGTCCTCTTGTCGATCCTTTGATCTAAGCTAGTTCAATGGCGGGGACATTGAAAGACATTGTTCATGTCTTGTTACGAATCCCATGGTCGATTCAGCGATCGATATGTTTGAATGAAATACAGGTAGACTGGGTCGAGCTCGTGATAGATAATTTGGCCTGCGACCAAACGTGAACTATCGATTCTATTGTATAATTCAGGCTTGGGAGCAAGAAAACCACGTTTCTCCTTCCGAGTTTGCCTTTCAATTTTCGTGcttctgaaattttcttttctcgtttAGAAATACAACAGCTTCCTGAAAAATGTGCTTTTGATATTCACAAGAACTGCgagaagaaaatatttgatCAAGTAGTAGTGAACCATCTTTCATGGCCTGAGACAACAAAGTGGAGGCAATGTTACCTTAAGGCTTTGCTACAGACGCCGTGTTCAGCACTAATTCTGCAAAACTACGCCGCCTTGCAAGAAAAGTTTGGagaaagttttagaaaaaaagagTTTGATTTAGGACTCTATGGAATATTTATGAATGATCATCACTTACAAAGTAACGGAACAGTAGAAATATTATAGATACATATTTCGTGCTTCATGAACTGTACGAGGTAAAGCAAACAAAGCGGTTTAAAAAACATAAGACTCCACGAAAAAAAGGAGTGTTGACATTTTACAATTTCGATACATTTCAAACTTGCTAGCTTAAGGGTGTAATTTTGTTATAACACCAGATTCTCGTATGACTTACCAAGGTATGTCTAACAGCTAAAAGAGAGAATTACTTATCTGATCTGCGAGGACAAGAGATTGTGAAAGCGAGAACTGAACATTTCTACGTGTTCCGTTACAAAACTCCCCACATTATCaagccaaaacaaaataaaatattttcatgtttaaattttaaaagtttctggACAACAGGTATTTAAACGTTGTTAGACGATATTACACAGCTACGGACAAAGGAGGAACTCCTTAATGAAACTTGTCCgcaaggaaaaaacaaattcaaacaatcctggtttttgtttcaaatacGAGAATTAACCGAGCTAAAGATCGAGATTCACAAAAATTGCTCACATCACAAACTCCTACATTACTACAATAATGGgtaaaaaggaaacttttacAATtccattgaaaataaaaatatgtccACTTTGTTATGATTGATCCTCTTGTTTCCACATTTGGCTTATAGTTTTTCAATTTAGAACCTCTTTACATTTTGAACCCCGTGGTTCAATACAAAGGCAAAATAAACGCCTTGTTAGTATATATTCCTAATACGCTTTGTTTCTTGTCACGTGGTCGAACCTCCCTTTTTCAAGTATCTGAACACCACTATTCCAGCGGTTGCTAAGAGCGCGGCTGTTAAGCCTGCCATAATCCAATATGACGTCACACTGTCTGCATTAGGGCCGCAGAGGTGCCTACgaaacaaaaagcaacaacGCTAGGTATTTCAAGATCTTTGCCTCTCCCAGGCAGTCATTTTGTAAAGACGAGCGAAGAAGCAATGCGAGCGAGGGAGGAAACGAGAATTCAGTCCATTTTCTATCAAACAACCGAGAAACTAACACAGACAATGGAGATATCAGTTACCTCATCTCCAGGTTGGCCTGCATGTTACGACATGTTATGATCTTTCCCTGCTAACTGAGAATTCGGGGACTGCCATGTTTCTTTGTatttacctttatttttaaaaccCTATTACCATACTTGACGAACCGGTCAAGTCTACTAGAACTACTACAGCCAAGTTAGCAAATCATGACTTAAGAGTTTTGCTCCCCTTTTACAACTGCCCTTAGCATATGATCCACTTTACTTACGGATAAACGGCCATTTGGGCGAGGCTGTCGTAGATAGCTCTGTGTATGTCTGGTCTGTTAAGGGATGAAAATGGCTGCAAAAtgaacacaaacaaaaacagttgtTAATGTTAGgctaatttgaaaatttttaatttgaaaattttaaatttttcttcaaagaggCTCATTGCTATTCTTACAGCTTTCTCGATGGCTCACAAAGTCTTCCTAATAGTTGTTCAAAACTAAAAGATTTGTAAAAGTAAGTCAAGAGAAGACAATTCCACATGAACAGTTTCAATTGTTAGCTTTCACTTGAAATCCAAATGATAACTAACCTGAGGTGGCGGTAACTTGTTTAACGAGCAGTACAAAGACGGCTGCATTTCAAAATCCTACGAAAAAATGCAATACACCATGTGTCAGCCTTGATACTCACACATCAATTGTGATTTATTTCCTGTATCCCAGTTCTGATCAAATTTCtttacagaaagaaaattctggAAATTATTACCTGTTTAGCTGCAACGCCTTCACTTTTGCCAGCAACTAACATACAAGGAACTGTTTTGGGAAGTTTCTGGAAACACACAAAGATAAATCGTAGTCATAATCTTACTAAGTTTTTGACTTTTGTTTTACACCCTTTGTAAGACGCTTCTCAGTAGTACTACAGACCTGTATTACGCACCAAGTATCCATGGCGGTAAATATTTACTTGAACTTGAATCAGGTCACTAAGGACACCGAAACTTATTAAGACTAACATCAGATTCTACCGACAAATACGTACCCAGTTTTCTAGAAAATATCACAATATGAATTAATTCGATGCCTAGACATTGTCATTTTACGTGAAAAACTGAATTAAGACCCCCGAGTACAAAATGAAGCCTTTTGCATGTTTGTAATATTTTGTGCACTTCAGTTACTGGAAGCGGCAAATCCACAGTAACTCTGGAGTGTTACATTATTAGCACCAAGCTATAGTTATTACCTCTCGCAGTTGTACCACTTGTGTAAACGAAGCTGGATCCGACGAGTCATAAAGAAAACAGGCCACATCACATCGTCTGTCGTGCAACAGAAATCCAGAATTTTCCCATTCGATTTCACGTAACtgaagtaaataaaaaagaaatgaaatcagAAATATCAGCGAATAAACTTGAAACAAACTGCCATAGAAAATATGTTTATCAAAGCGACTGATCATGAAAATGACTATTGGGCACCTGCTGGGAGGAGGACGGCCATCAATCCGTTGGAAATATTTCGCCATTACAAAGGAGATCTACAAATTGTTTTCACGAATTAAAAATCAATTCGTGATAAAGACACTGAGAGTGACAACAATAGTCAACCATATTCACAAAAAGGGAACTCGTCCGTCTGACGCTTAGACATCACCTTATCTACTCGAGTGTGCCGATATAACGCAATTTTAAAGAAGTTCAGTCCTTCTACTCACCACTAGGTATTTTTCTTGCCTGTTCACCTCTAGTAGATTAATGGCATAATTCGACAATTCCTTTTCTGATTCGCCAGgctaagaataaaaagaaacaaagataatttggtgGTGGGAATTGTAGGATATGAAAGAAACTGCAAGAAGCATaaacgactttttttttcgtttattccTATAGCACTTAGTGAAGTTTTCCAGAGTGGAAAGATTACCATAAACAAGGGGCGAGTCTCTTAACAGCGCAGACACCTTTAAGAGGCGCTACATGAAAGTGATGGTCAGCTTCCGTCACTGAGCTGCATTCTGTGTTTGTTTACTGAGAAGACTTTCATCCCAGTATTGCATCAACCGAGACAAGCCGGGCTCCACCTGACGGTTTGCCAAGGCCTGGTAACAAGAACACTTAATGCATGACTTGTCCTTGGTGTCTGTAAATGTAGTCTGAGTGTTTCTGCAAGTTAATGGAAGGGAAGGAATGGAAATTCATAGCACCCTCACCTCAAGGGTTCGCCCTAAAAATGCTTGAAGGAAGGACGTctgtagaaataaaaacaaaaaaatctgatGAAGATGAAGCATCACGAAAAATCACCGTATTCTCAGCGACGCGCGCAAACAACCGTAACGgccagacatggtttgatgctactctggtttacagatttaatgaatgtaaccgaagaagttacaatttatagacccaacgtttcaacactcctgtctagtgccttcatcaggggtgatctaaacgctgcaacaagagatccttttatatgatcactaat from Pocillopora verrucosa isolate sample1 chromosome 8, ASM3666991v2, whole genome shotgun sequence includes these protein-coding regions:
- the LOC131785813 gene encoding small ribosomal subunit protein uS8A, whose translation is MVRINVLSDALNSICNAERRGKRQVLLRPSSKVIIKFLTVMMKHGYIGEFEIVDDHRSGKIVVNLTGRLNKCGVISPRYDLKVHDIEQWASNLLPSRQFGYLVITTSSGIMDHEEARRKHTGGKLLGFFY
- the LOC131785811 gene encoding uncharacterized protein codes for the protein MTLLTEQVNLAYTGIPTNCKSVKESKMMVSPNSALLFPVLTSLCSFFLDVAYSTVDTSKSETYIIKDCNSIQYRLMVDLGEPPFPDTACEIKQKTITCFEKSEGSGDLLDQDRFLLFKSATVDKVLMCPDLDYQKLQDSIQNSAAAQKLSKEYPTEIQQLPEKCAFDIHKNCEKKIFDQVVVNHLSWPETTKWRQCYLKALLQTPCSALILQNYAALQEKFGESFRKKEFDLGLYGIFMNDHHLQSNGTVEIL